The Acomys russatus chromosome 3, mAcoRus1.1, whole genome shotgun sequence genome has a window encoding:
- the LOC127186960 gene encoding leukocyte elastase inhibitor A-like: MVDNMTKLVLVNAIYFKGMWQEKFMTQDTTDAPFRLNKKDIKTVKMMYQKKKFPFGFIPDLKCKVLEMPYQGGELSMVILLPEDIEDESTGLRKVTGSQRHDSCFRSQNRICTSCVDAAL; this comes from the exons ATGGTTGATAACATGACCAAACTTGTGCTGGTGAATGCCATCTACTTCAAGGGAATGTGGCAGGAGAAATTCATGACACAGGACACAACCGATGCTCCATTCAGACTGAATAAG AAAGACATAAAAACAGTGAAGATgatgtatcaaaagaaaaaatttccattCGGTTTCATTCCGGACCTGAAGTGCAAGGTGCTGGAGATGCCTTACCAGGGTGGAGAACTTAGCATGGTCATTCTGCTGCCGGAAGACATTGAGGACGAGTCCACGGGTCTTAGGAAGGTAACTGGCTCTCAACGTCATGATTCATGTTTCCGTTCACAGAACAGGATTTGTACTTCCTGCGTGGATGCTGCACTGTAA